One window from the genome of Mauremys mutica isolate MM-2020 ecotype Southern chromosome 4, ASM2049712v1, whole genome shotgun sequence encodes:
- the LOC123369634 gene encoding olfactory receptor 4S2-like — protein MKPANNVTEFILSGLTQDQELQQVCFVLFLLFYLVIVLGNLLIIVTIICSERLNCPMYFFLSYLSFIDICYSSVTAPKLIADFLVERKTISFIGCIAQLFMVHLFGGTEIFILTVMAYDRYIAICNPLLYTTIMNKHVCSWMVVASWVGGFVHSMVQTLLTVQLPFCGPNEIDHYFCDVHPLLKLACTDTFIVGIMVVANSGMISLTSFVVLVVSYIVILASLRSHSSKGRLKALSTCASHITVVILNFGPCIFIYLRPSTTFSEDKMVTVFYTIITPMLNPLIYTLRNEEVKNAMRKLWSRKVTLGVK, from the coding sequence ATGAAGCCTGCAAATAATGTGACTGAATTCATCCTCTCAGGACTCACCCAGGACCAAGAGTTACAACAAGTGTGTTTTGTGCTGTTTTTACTCTTCTATCTAGTCATTGTCCTGGGAAATCTCCTCATCATTGTCACTATAATATGCAGTGAGCGTCTGAACTGCCCTATGTATTTCTTCCTGAGCTATCTGTCCTTCATAGACATCTGCTACTCTTCTGTCACAGCCCCAAAACTGATTGCAGACTTCCTTGTGGAGAGGAAAACCATCTCCTTCATTGGCTGCATAGCACAGCTGTTTATGGTCCATTTATTTGGGGGCACCGAGATCTTTATCCTCACAGTGATGGCCTATGATCGTTATATTGCAATCTGTAATCCCCTCCTTTATACGACCATTATGAACAAGCATGTGTGTAGCTGGATGGTGGTGGCTTCATGGGTAGGGGGCTTTGTGCATTCCATGGTTCAGACTCTCCTGACTGTACAATTACCCTTCTGTGGGCCCAATGAGATCGATCACTATTTCTGTGATGTGCATCCTTTGCTGAAACTGGCCTGTACTGACACTTTCATTGTTGGCATCATGGTTGTTGCCAATAGCGGGATGATTTCCCTGACCTCTTTTGTTGTGCTGGTTGTATCCTATATAGTCATCTTAGCCTCCCTGAGAAGCCACTCTTCCAAAGGGCGTCTCAAAGCTCTCTCCACTTGCGCCTCCCACATCACTGTAGTGATTTTAAATTTTGGGCCATGTATCTTCATCTACTTACGACCTTCCACCACCTTCTCCGAGGATAAGATGGTCACTGTGTTCTACACCATTATCACCCCCATGCTGAATCCCTTGATCTACACCCTGAGAAATGAGGAGGTGAAAAATGCCATGAGAAAATTATGGAGCAGAAAAGTGACTTTGGGAGTAAAATGA